The stretch of DNA AAGCTCCTCGCCGATGCTTGCAGAGTAAGTAGGCTTGAGGTATTCTTTCTCTACTCTAGAACTAAACTGAAATTTATCTGTTGATTctcctttctctctcttcttgtGTCTtcacaaatgaaaaataaattaactacCCTATGATGTTAATATGGCATAAAAAGAAAACCTAGTATAGTCCACGTGTAGGTAAATAAGGCTTACCTAACGCTATACTTTTTATAGCTGTATTTGAGATAAGGCAATGAATTTTCCACCAAGTTTTCCAACACCTGAAAGTAAAGAGGGAGAATCAGAAAAATTGGGGGAGAAAGATGAGACAAAGATAACAAGAGAAAACTTTTTCAGTGCAACCTCAGAAAGAAGTAGCCGCTGAATCAAAATTTTGCGAAGAGTTGAAAAGTTACGGTGCAACAAGGCGTGATAAAAAATTCCAATGTATGTTTGCATAAAATACAGACCAAACACCTGCAGAAGAAAGTCACTGTCTAAGTTTCATTTTCAGTAAAAACGATAGCACCATAGGAACTAACTACTAACTCCCCGTTATTACCTTGTAGACCAAGCTGTCGGCACGCTTTTCAGTGTTTTCGTTGTTTTCATTTTTGATAAGTGTGACAGATACCTGGCCTCCAATCTTAGTAATATACTGAATGGAGAAAAGGTAAACAGCAGTGAGCCCAAACCTGAATCCAAACAATTAAAACTAGAGTCATAATAGTGAAGTATTTTACTCAATATTGCAAAAAGGAAATAACAGAATATTCAATGAACTCTAGAAAGTAGAACCACAACAACAAGGATTGATTTGGATTCTCACTTCATTACATCCGAACTAATAACTCCGTAAAGATGTGCGTACGCCAACTCAAAAGGTAACTGGAGACATATTATGCTGAAGATAATGATAGCATCGTTTCGGAATCTCATAAAACGCCCTAACCACTCATATCTCTGGAATACTTGTTTCCCTTTTACTCTATCAGCCTCCAATACTTTAATGAGTTCCATTGGCGACTGTAGGGAACTGTCCTTCCTTCCTGGAATCTTGTACCCCGAATGAGCTTCAACAGTAGAACTAAGAGGCCATCTACAAGCAACACCGCAACATGAGAGAAAAATCATCTCGGAAAGGGTAGTAACACATAAGAAAAAGTGAATGTATTGATCCCAAAAGAAGTAAACACAACTCCCTCCTTTCCAAAATAACGGTCGTCTAAGGTTTTCCCACACAAACTAAAAAAAGCTATAAATACACTAAAGAATGTTGCAATTTTACAAAACAATCCTTATTAACTATTGATTGTTTACTCATTGTCATAAATCTATAGCGGAATATAGTGACTTGAAAAAAGTGCAGAAAATGCTAGGTTAAGGGTAGaatggaaattttttattaaatgttgcAAAGGCAAAACAGGACTTATTTTGAACATCTTTTATATGCTAAAACGACATTTATTTTGCAACGGAGATAGTAAATCATTACCTGGCTAAAAGTGCTGCATTTTTACGTTTCCAGAATTGACAAAACATTACAGCCCAAAGTATCACTACTACAAAGAAAACAGGAAGCACTACTAATTTCATTGACCTGAAATGTAATATGTCATATAAACCACTTGGTTAGATGCAAAAACAAAGCTGTGTGGCATCATAAACAAATACCACTAGACAGATTGGCTCACCTAAAATCAACCAATTGCAATGTAAGACCAAATGCAGCGAGGACGAACAGCCATCGTGTGTACATTCCAAGAAAAGCAAAATAGATTGCAATCTGCAGattgttcattcattcataggATAAGGAGAATGAATAATATCATTTTCATATTGTGTGGTAAAGCTCATAATCATATTTTACCTTTGCCCCATAATATGGATAAATGTCATCGATTGGCTGATTCGTACAGTCCCACCAACGAAGAGCCCAAGTCCTGAGAAGTTTCTTTCTCGTCTTTTCATCTATCAATCAAAAAAGCAATATTAGTTCACGCTTCAAGTGATATACTAAATCTAGAGAGTATTTGACGGCACATGAGTAAGAAAAACACCATGCAAAGGAAAGACTTGCTTGACAATGTTCTCCGATTCCAATTTCTGAATCAGATTCTCCCCGATTTCCCAAAAGATTTCTTTTCCATCAAATTTAAGGGTTTTCGCTGACTTGCTGTTGTTTGCCTGCAAATTCAATATACAAGAGAACCAAAATGTTAAGACATGACGACAAGAGAAAGTTCATATGTGGTTTCCGTTTCATAATAGGCATGTCGCATGCCCATAGTACTGATGATCATAGCAACAAAGTCATATAACAagtcataaatttttttttcttcatttagtGAGGGATTTTGACACGTAGAGACTATTAGACTGTCTTGGAGAGCTCATGGAAACAAATTATAAcatgtccataagctgttttcaacaTATTTCAATACGCTctccaggatagcttatgaaaaaaaaattactttattttaGCGTGTTATAGGAATAGCATACATGACATGATACGTGTTTATATGATAAGTGCTTATACCGTAAGTGCTTagttaagttgtttatccaaacagggcctaTGAATGGTTATGAAAGGAACTTACTATTCCATATATCAAGTGACAGTAGCAATGAAAACGCTCACACCAGCTGAAAACAGAACCGTCGGGTTGTTTCACAAAAGCTTCAACTTCCTCCATCTCAAATTGTAAATCCATACCTAGCATTAAGCACAAGACACGGTAACATTAACGATCACATCACACGCTAGCAAACAACATTTTCCATTGAACTTAAGATAAAATTGTATTCGGTAGAACACATGCCCCCGTTTTGCGGATTTGCATATATACCTATATGAGTCCTTTTCATGATTTGTAATTCAGCTGCAGCTCTCCCTAACGTATCCAAAGGTGCAGCCAACTAAACAAATCACATCCAATTTTTAGCTACTCcacaaaaaaacttaattagacacataaataaaactaaataaacAATCGTATAGATACACCATGGATCCTAATAAAGGTTTGTTTCAATTGACTTATTTTAGCTTATCTAAGCTCATCTGTACGGTTGTACCGctgtttgagagagcttatggaaatagctTATGACAGGTCGATAAGCTCTCCACTctccaggatagcttatgaaaacaacttatagcttatatggatacaatttgaatttaattataTCATGTTATAGAAATCATAACCTCTCCACTctccaggatagcttatgaaaacaacttaaagCTTGTATGGATacaatttgaatttaattatatatcatGTTATAGAAATAGTTCAGACATAACCACTTATAATATAAGAATTTATGCTATAACCCCTTCAATAAGCTAGCTATCCAAAATGGCCTAATATAAACAAAATCCTGGTTCAAACCTATTggcttaataataataaaaaattcaagagAAAGCAAATAAAAGAACCAAAATTACTTCATAAAGACAGAAACACCATCCAATATGGAATGAAAATTATGAGGCATGAAAACATACatgaaaagtaaataaatttaagAAACATTTGAATACATACagtaaattatatttatatactccAATTAAGCAAAATGGGTTTAACATAGAAAGAAATTCAGAAAACCTAACCTTAATGAAATCATCTGCAATGCCAATAACTTTCTCAACTACAAACCCCACTTTCTTAAATTCCTTAATAAGAACATTAGTACAGTCAGAagattcatcattttcttgCATGCTCCTCTTTGTAATCACCACCCCAAATTCAAATACAGCTTCTTCATTtccattctcattctcattcatattttcaacaaaatggGTTCTTTAAAAGCCAAATGGGTTGCTTTTATGAAATGGGTAAAAGAAAGATCCGTTCTTTAGGCAAAAGGGGTTAGAGAAATGCCATAAAAAGGAAGAATTTTGAGAGAGAAATTGAATGGGGGATGaaaaaagaaaccaaaaaacagaaaaagttgatttttttttttttttatgagttaaAATGAAGATAGCGATGATTTCAAAGAAAACGGTGACATTAGAGATTGttaacacaaaaacaaaaacatcgGAAGTATACGACGAGGATCTATGTTCGAGGAATTTGAGTTTGAGGAAACAGACGGTGTTGTACACGTGGATGTTTTACTCTATCCGTTCTAAAGcaatttatgaattaaaaaaagaaaatactatatatatagagctatataaaaagaaatcaaatattttaaataataaattaatactataaattctaaataaatcctacatattcaaaacaaaaatattaatcttaaactttaatattattttatttgaaatataaatataaaatatatttaaatctaaaatcttcaaaaagaTATTTAGTCATTATTCTCAATAATGTTGTTGTTCTTTCTTTcccaaatataataattaagatttgtcaaaaaagagAGAGCAGATACAGTAAAAGTTTTGTGTAAATCAAATACAAAagtaatttagtaaaattattgttctttattttttatttcattcatttcatttgtttgtgtgaaataaataaataaacaaactaGTATGATAATTACAATTGTCCCAAAAAAGGATAATCTGATGTTGAGTAAGGGGTTACTAAATAGGTGTCATACACACTTTTAGTCCTATGTGGAGATAGGAATGTTCCTATTTGTTTGTTAGTTGTGATATTTGCTTCAGATTATTAGTGTATATTTGACATTATAGTGAGGATGTTAGAATTACGATTATCAGTCGATATTTTTCAAAAGCATAAAGTATAATCTTTAAAAAATCGCGGTAGATCACCAACATATCCACATTTACACTTAACATATGCTTAGTCTATATTAACATCATCATGATGAAACTTAGGTAGCAAATCTGGTTctggggtcagttctgacatcaagcgGTTCCAACCCCCTTCCGATCGAAATTACGGGATATCAAGCTGTGGTTcttcctaccaaattcagcgtcaatcactgaaccaactaacgattggtaaatGCATTTGAATATTAATTCCACCAATTGTGATATCACCAAAATTATAAGGAATAAAATCTGTTACATGATTTGGTTAAGAGGATTAAACATGTACTCCATTGACTTGTCATGATTCCTCATCAAATATTGACATTGAATTTGTGACATATATGAGCATGTGAATCTAAATGTAGAGGTTCATAATCAGAGCCAGCCATCTACTTATCTTACAAAACCAAACAACATTTATTGTCATCAACAGATAATTCTTCACACTCTCACACCAAAATAAATCATGTCTTCTTCCTTCAAATTTAAATGCTTCCAATATTTTTTcatcatcatattcatattaaatgTCTTTGCTGCAACAACCATTTTATCATCATCAACAGACGATTCTTCATTCAACAACTTTCTAGATATTGCCAAGAGTCCAGAAGTTTTTAATTGGATGATTAATATCAGAAGAAAGATTCATGAGAATCCAGAATTAGCTTATCAAGAATTTGAAACAAGTGAACTGATAAGATCCGAATTGGATAAAATGGG from Trifolium pratense cultivar HEN17-A07 linkage group LG5, ARS_RC_1.1, whole genome shotgun sequence encodes:
- the LOC123885414 gene encoding anoctamin-like protein At1g73020 isoform X2 — encoded protein: MKRTHIGMDLQFEMEEVEAFVKQPDGSVFSWCERFHCYCHLIYGIANNSKSAKTLKFDGKEIFWEIGENLIQKLESENIVKQVFPLHDEKTRKKLLRTWALRWWDCTNQPIDDIYPYYGAKIAIYFAFLGMYTRWLFVLAAFGLTLQLVDFRSMKLVVLPVFFVVVILWAVMFCQFWKRKNAALLARWPLSSTVEAHSGYKIPGRKDSSLQSPMELIKVLEADRVKGKQVFQRYEWLGRFMRFRNDAIIIFSIICLQLPFELAYAHLYGVISSDVMKFGLTAVYLFSIQYITKIGGQVSVTLIKNENNENTEKRADSLVYKVFGLYFMQTYIGIFYHALLHRNFSTLRKILIQRLLLSEVLENLVENSLPYLKYSYKKYSVRHKKREKGESTDKFQFSSRVEKEYLKPTYSASIGEELEDGLFDDFLELALQFGMILMFACAFPPAFAFAALNNIMEIRTDALKLLVIFKRPVPRAAGTVGAWLNIFQFLTLMSICTNCALLAWLYDEEGKWKVEPGLKAILIMEHVLLLFKFGFPRLVPSEPAWVRANRAKHTTQAQNLCSKKLLRTISGGEKRGIKMKTG
- the LOC123885414 gene encoding anoctamin-like protein At1g73020 isoform X1; the encoded protein is MNENENGNEEAVFEFGVVITKRSMQENDESSDCTNVLIKEFKKVGFVVEKVIGIADDFIKLAAPLDTLGRAAAELQIMKRTHIGMDLQFEMEEVEAFVKQPDGSVFSWCERFHCYCHLIYGIANNSKSAKTLKFDGKEIFWEIGENLIQKLESENIVKQVFPLHDEKTRKKLLRTWALRWWDCTNQPIDDIYPYYGAKIAIYFAFLGMYTRWLFVLAAFGLTLQLVDFRSMKLVVLPVFFVVVILWAVMFCQFWKRKNAALLARWPLSSTVEAHSGYKIPGRKDSSLQSPMELIKVLEADRVKGKQVFQRYEWLGRFMRFRNDAIIIFSIICLQLPFELAYAHLYGVISSDVMKFGLTAVYLFSIQYITKIGGQVSVTLIKNENNENTEKRADSLVYKVFGLYFMQTYIGIFYHALLHRNFSTLRKILIQRLLLSEVLENLVENSLPYLKYSYKKYSVRHKKREKGESTDKFQFSSRVEKEYLKPTYSASIGEELEDGLFDDFLELALQFGMILMFACAFPPAFAFAALNNIMEIRTDALKLLVIFKRPVPRAAGTVGAWLNIFQFLTLMSICTNCALLAWLYDEEGKWKVEPGLKAILIMEHVLLLFKFGFPRLVPSEPAWVRANRAKHTTQAQNLCSKKLLRTISGGEKRGIKMKTG